In the genome of Epinephelus lanceolatus isolate andai-2023 chromosome 18, ASM4190304v1, whole genome shotgun sequence, one region contains:
- the angptl8 gene encoding uncharacterized protein angptl8, with product MIWGLCLLCLAGGLGAAHAGPLRKTGKTEDNTVQQQDVNVLMFGVIQFSESLKYAFETTEAKIAKISQTLMNHEGTLQKLGEETEQAAEEEKQVKEMIQLLQAQMAKQQAETKMTKDWLAGMEQEEVALRTKVKKLETYVDTSSSIKELQERAEEHSYVLKSLQHLTQFHKENIETLNEQLSKLQEMSENTT from the exons AGCAGCCCATGCGGGTCCGCTCAGGAAAACAGGCAAGACGGAAGACAACACTGTGCAACAGCAAGACGTCAATGTACTCATGTTTGGTGTCATACAGTTCAGCGAATCCTTGAAATATGCTTTTGAAACCACTGAGGCAAAGATAGCTAAAATCAGCCAGACTCTGATGAACCATGAGGGGACTCTGCAAAAGCTGGGAGAGGAGACTGAGCAGGCCGCGGAAGAGGAGAAACAGGTGAAAGAAATGATACAGTTGCTTCAG GCCCAGATGGCCAAGCAACAGGCTGAGACCAAGATGACTAAAGATTGGCTGGCCGGCATGGAGCAGGAAGAGGTGGCACTGAGAACAAAAGTGAAGAAGTTGGAGACATACGTcgacaccagcagcagcatcaaAGAGCTGCAG gagagagcagaggagcattCCTACGTCTTGAAAAGTTTACAGCATTTGACCCAGTTCCATAAAGAGAATATTGAGACGCTGAATGAGCAACTCTCAAAACTGCAGGAGATG AGTGAAAATACGACATAA